The following proteins come from a genomic window of Enterobacter chengduensis:
- the panC gene encoding pantoate--beta-alanine ligase: MLIIETLPLLRQHIRRARQEGKRIALVPTMGNLHDGHMKLVDEARARADIVVVSIFVNPMQFDRADDLARYPRTLQEDCEKLKKRHADIVFSPAPSDVYPQGTDEATYVDVPGISTMLEGASRPGHFRGVSTIVSKLFNLVQPDVACFGEKDFQQLALIRKMVADMGYDIEIVGVPIVRAKDGLALSSRNGYLTADQRKIAPGLSKVMNAMAEQLLAKELAAEEIIALAEQALNDKGFRADDIQIRDADTLLELVQTSKRAVILVAAWLGQARLIDNKVVELA; this comes from the coding sequence GTGCTAATCATTGAAACCCTGCCGCTGCTTCGCCAGCATATCCGCCGCGCGCGTCAGGAAGGTAAACGTATCGCACTGGTCCCGACCATGGGCAACCTGCATGACGGCCATATGAAGCTGGTCGACGAAGCCAGAGCCCGCGCGGATATCGTGGTGGTCAGTATCTTCGTAAACCCCATGCAGTTTGACCGCGCCGACGACCTGGCGCGCTACCCGCGCACCCTGCAGGAAGATTGCGAGAAGCTCAAAAAACGCCATGCGGATATTGTCTTCTCTCCGGCGCCGTCGGACGTCTACCCTCAGGGCACCGATGAGGCCACTTACGTTGACGTACCGGGCATTTCCACCATGCTCGAAGGCGCCAGCCGCCCGGGCCATTTCCGCGGCGTGTCGACCATCGTCAGCAAGCTGTTCAACCTGGTACAGCCGGACGTGGCCTGTTTTGGCGAGAAAGATTTCCAGCAGCTGGCGCTGATCCGCAAGATGGTGGCGGATATGGGTTACGATATCGAGATTGTCGGCGTACCGATTGTGCGCGCCAAAGACGGCCTGGCGCTCAGCTCGCGAAATGGCTACCTGACCGCCGACCAGCGTAAAATCGCCCCGGGCTTAAGCAAGGTCATGAACGCCATGGCGGAGCAGCTTCTGGCAAAAGAGCTGGCGGCAGAAGAGATTATCGCCCTCGCTGAACAGGCGCTGAACGATAAAGGCTTCCGCGCTGATGATATTCAAATTCGCGATGCCGACACGCTTCTGGAGCTTGTACAGACCAGCAAACGTGCGGTCATTCTGGTGGCGGCATGGCTTGGTCAAGCCCGCCTAATCGACAACAAAGTGGTTGAACTGGCGTAG
- a CDS encoding outer membrane usher protein — translation MVFRRSLLCLAIGTAFPLHVCAENNEATKTAPENEDTVEFNDQFLLSGSTNIDVSRFAHGNPVSPGTYRTKINLNGTLKLTANVVFKDNGTPRATPCITKQLLVQAGVDASKLGDELADDDNETCVDVKKFYPEASVIYDSAKQELNLDFPQIYVIKRPVGYVDPSLWDNGIPAALLSYDLNGWHSEYSGSTSESAYAGLRYGLNMGPWRLRSRGSLNWDKDNGTHYNSQDVYLQRDITALDAQWIIGDSYTNGEAFDSLSLRGTRLYSDERMLPTGTTGYAPVIRGVANSNAKVSVTQSGNKIYETSVPPGAFEINDLSTTGYGNDLLVTIEEADGSKRSFTVPFSSVTQMLRPGSSRWDVGMGELNDDSLIDKPQVGYGTLYYGINNTFTGYVGAQYTDMDFYAGIVGLAMNTGIGAFALDITQSHADIEDLGTRSGQSYRLTYSKRIEITNTSFNVAAYRFSTEDYLSLNDAAQLSNSIKQQNYANRSYPSNTALYDDFQRTKNQVQISLNQPLRADKKDYGSLYVSGTWQDYWNGEGSNSNYNVGYNNSFTYGSYSLSLQRTYDQRGKQDDSVYLSLSVPLSVFSPDNSRMAGFSNLNMGLRSDLKGGTNFNSSASGSTSDSKVSYSVSASSSSGDYGNLNQVSGYGSLNSGYGPLGLSASFGDDNSKQFSASYSGGMVAHAGGIAFAPGSIGDNDSIAVVKASGAKGAGVGYGAGKIDGSGYGILPYMSPYRENRVSLDISTLENDVEVKNTTATTVPRNGSVVLVNFETDEGRSVILELKRNDNGFIPLGADVLNEKNESVGTVGQAGQAYVRGIENSGVLRVVWSGDKDGSCTVRYQLRPDAEKAGLITLLNNQTCEM, via the coding sequence ATGGTGTTCCGACGTTCTCTTTTATGCCTTGCGATCGGCACGGCATTCCCCTTACATGTTTGTGCTGAAAATAACGAAGCGACCAAGACCGCGCCGGAAAATGAAGATACGGTCGAGTTTAACGATCAGTTTCTTCTTTCTGGCAGTACGAATATTGACGTAAGCCGTTTTGCGCACGGTAACCCGGTATCTCCGGGGACTTACCGTACCAAAATCAATTTAAACGGCACGTTAAAATTGACGGCCAATGTTGTCTTTAAAGATAACGGAACGCCGCGCGCGACGCCGTGTATCACGAAGCAACTGCTCGTACAGGCCGGCGTTGATGCAAGCAAACTCGGCGACGAGCTGGCCGACGACGACAACGAGACCTGCGTCGATGTTAAAAAATTCTATCCTGAAGCGTCGGTAATCTACGACAGTGCTAAGCAGGAGTTGAACCTCGACTTCCCGCAGATCTACGTGATTAAGCGCCCGGTAGGCTATGTCGATCCGTCCCTCTGGGATAACGGCATTCCGGCTGCGCTTCTGTCTTACGATCTCAACGGCTGGCACAGTGAATACAGCGGCTCAACGTCAGAAAGCGCCTATGCAGGCCTGCGCTATGGCCTCAACATGGGACCATGGCGCCTGCGCTCGCGCGGCAGTCTGAACTGGGATAAAGACAACGGTACGCACTACAACAGCCAGGACGTTTATCTCCAGCGCGACATCACCGCCCTGGATGCGCAATGGATAATCGGTGACTCCTATACCAACGGTGAAGCCTTCGACTCGTTAAGCCTGCGCGGCACACGCCTTTACAGCGACGAACGTATGCTGCCAACCGGCACGACGGGGTACGCTCCGGTGATTCGCGGCGTGGCAAACAGCAATGCCAAAGTCAGCGTCACGCAGAGCGGCAACAAAATTTACGAAACCTCCGTACCGCCGGGCGCGTTTGAGATCAACGATCTTAGCACCACGGGCTACGGTAACGATCTGCTGGTCACCATAGAAGAGGCAGACGGCAGCAAGCGCTCGTTTACCGTGCCGTTCTCGTCCGTTACCCAGATGCTACGCCCGGGCTCCTCGCGCTGGGATGTTGGCATGGGTGAGCTCAACGACGACTCGCTGATCGACAAACCTCAGGTGGGCTACGGTACGCTCTACTACGGCATCAACAACACCTTCACGGGCTATGTGGGTGCACAGTACACCGACATGGACTTCTATGCAGGTATTGTCGGCCTGGCGATGAACACCGGGATCGGTGCCTTCGCGTTGGATATTACCCAGTCGCATGCGGATATCGAAGACCTGGGCACGCGTAGCGGGCAGAGTTATCGTCTGACATACAGCAAGCGCATCGAAATCACGAATACCTCGTTCAACGTGGCGGCCTATCGCTTCTCAACGGAAGACTACCTGAGCCTGAACGATGCCGCGCAGCTGAGCAACAGCATCAAACAGCAGAACTATGCGAACCGTAGCTACCCGTCGAATACCGCGCTGTACGATGACTTCCAGCGTACTAAAAACCAGGTCCAAATCAGTCTCAACCAGCCGTTGAGGGCGGATAAAAAGGATTATGGTTCACTGTACGTTAGCGGTACCTGGCAGGATTACTGGAACGGGGAAGGCTCGAACTCTAACTACAACGTGGGCTACAACAACAGCTTTACCTACGGTAGCTATAGCCTGTCGTTGCAGCGCACCTACGACCAGCGCGGTAAGCAGGATGACAGCGTTTACCTCAGCCTGAGCGTGCCGCTGAGCGTCTTCTCGCCGGATAACTCACGCATGGCGGGGTTCTCTAACCTCAACATGGGCCTGCGTTCCGATCTTAAAGGCGGCACCAACTTCAACAGTTCCGCCAGTGGCAGCACCAGTGACAGCAAGGTCAGCTACTCCGTCAGCGCGTCGTCCAGCAGCGGTGACTACGGCAACCTGAACCAGGTCAGCGGCTATGGCTCGCTGAATAGCGGCTATGGTCCACTTGGCCTCTCCGCCTCATTTGGTGACGATAACAGCAAGCAGTTCTCCGCCTCCTACAGCGGCGGCATGGTAGCGCACGCAGGCGGTATCGCCTTTGCACCAGGCAGCATTGGCGATAACGATTCCATCGCGGTGGTCAAGGCCAGCGGTGCGAAAGGAGCCGGCGTGGGCTATGGCGCAGGCAAGATTGACGGCTCCGGGTACGGCATTCTGCCGTATATGTCCCCCTATCGGGAAAACCGGGTTTCGCTGGATATCAGTACCCTCGAAAATGACGTTGAAGTGAAAAACACCACTGCCACCACCGTACCGCGCAACGGTTCTGTCGTGCTGGTGAATTTTGAAACCGACGAAGGACGTTCGGTCATTCTGGAGCTTAAGCGCAACGATAACGGCTTTATTCCGTTGGGCGCTGATGTGCTGAACGAAAAAAATGAATCTGTGGGCACAGTTGGCCAGGCGGGCCAGGCCTATGTTCGCGGCATCGAGAACAGCGGCGTGCTCCGCGTGGTCTGGAGTGGTGACAAGGACGGTTCCTGCACGGTGCGCTATCAGCTGAGACCGGATGCAGAAAAAGCCGGGCTTATCACCCTCCTCAATAACCAAACTTGTGAAATGTAA
- the pcnB gene encoding polynucleotide adenylyltransferase PcnB, whose translation MFTRVANFCRKVLSREESMANDAIAQPHMSVIPREQHTISRKDISENALKVLYRLNKAGYEAYLVGGGVRDLLLGKKPKDFDVTTSATPEQVRKLFRNCRLVGRRFRLAHVMFGPEIIEVATFRGHHEAGASDRTTSQRGQNGMLLRDNIFGSIEEDAQRRDFTINSLYYSVADFTVRDYVGGMQDLKEGLIRLIGTPETRYREDPVRMLRAVRFAAKLNMRISPETAEPIPRLATLINDVPPARLFEEALKLLQAGHGFDTYNLLREYNLFQPLFPTITRYFTENGDSPMERMIAQVLKNTDTRIRNDMRVNPAFLFAAMFWYPLLETAQRITQESGLAYYDAFALAANDVLDEGCRTLAIPKRITTLVRDIWQLQLRMSRRQGKRAWKLMEHPKFRAAFDLLSLRAEIERNQELQRLSQWWAEFQVSAPPEQKDMLTGLDEEPEPRRRHRRPRKRAPRREGTA comes from the coding sequence ATTTTTACCCGAGTCGCTAATTTTTGCCGTAAAGTGCTAAGCCGCGAAGAGAGCATGGCGAACGATGCTATTGCGCAGCCACACATGTCGGTTATTCCGCGTGAGCAGCACACTATTTCCCGCAAAGATATCAGTGAAAATGCCCTCAAGGTGCTCTATCGTCTGAATAAAGCGGGCTACGAGGCCTATCTCGTGGGCGGTGGAGTGCGTGATTTACTGCTGGGCAAAAAACCCAAAGATTTCGACGTGACGACCAGCGCCACGCCTGAGCAGGTGCGCAAATTATTCCGCAACTGCCGTCTCGTTGGCCGCCGCTTCCGCCTGGCTCACGTGATGTTTGGGCCGGAAATTATCGAAGTGGCGACCTTCCGCGGCCACCACGAAGCGGGCGCGTCCGATCGCACCACGTCGCAGCGCGGCCAGAACGGCATGCTGCTGCGCGACAATATCTTCGGCTCTATCGAAGAAGATGCCCAGCGTCGCGATTTCACCATCAACAGCCTGTATTACAGCGTGGCGGATTTCACCGTGCGCGACTACGTCGGCGGTATGCAGGACCTGAAAGAGGGTCTGATTCGCCTGATCGGCACGCCGGAAACGCGCTACCGTGAAGATCCCGTGCGCATGCTGCGCGCCGTGCGTTTCGCCGCCAAGCTCAATATGCGCATCAGCCCGGAAACGGCAGAGCCTATTCCGCGTCTGGCGACGCTGATCAACGACGTGCCGCCTGCCCGCCTGTTTGAAGAGGCGCTGAAGCTGCTGCAGGCCGGTCACGGCTTTGACACCTATAACCTGCTGCGCGAATACAACCTGTTCCAGCCGCTGTTCCCGACCATTACCCGCTACTTCACCGAAAACGGTGACAGCCCAATGGAGCGGATGATTGCGCAGGTGCTGAAAAACACCGACACCCGCATTCGCAACGACATGCGCGTGAACCCGGCGTTCCTGTTTGCGGCGATGTTCTGGTATCCGCTGCTGGAAACGGCACAGCGCATTACCCAGGAGAGCGGGCTCGCCTATTACGATGCCTTCGCGCTGGCCGCCAACGACGTGCTGGACGAAGGGTGCCGCACGCTCGCCATTCCGAAACGTATTACCACCCTGGTGCGCGATATCTGGCAGCTTCAGCTGCGCATGTCCCGTCGTCAGGGCAAACGCGCCTGGAAGCTGATGGAGCATCCTAAATTCCGCGCCGCGTTCGATCTGCTGTCGCTGCGGGCCGAAATTGAAAGAAACCAGGAGCTGCAGCGCCTGTCACAGTGGTGGGCCGAATTCCAGGTCTCCGCCCCGCCGGAGCAAAAAGATATGCTTACCGGGCTGGATGAAGAGCCGGAACCGCGTCGCCGCCATCGTCGTCCGCGCAAGCGCGCGCCGCGTCGTGAAGGGACAGCATGA
- the sfsA gene encoding DNA/RNA nuclease SfsA: protein MKFSPPLQHATLVQRYKRFLADVVTPEGETLTLHCPNTGAMTGCATPGDTVWYSTSENTKRKYAHTWEMTETQNGAFICVNTLRANQLVKEALTHGTIPELVGYGTHKNEVKYGDEGSRIDFMLQAEDRPECYIEVKSVTLAEQENGFFPDAVTLRGQKHLRELMSVAAAGKRAVLLFAVLHSAIERFSPARHIDPKYAQLLNEAQKQGVEVFAYKAELSADNMTLRSSLPIVL from the coding sequence ATGAAGTTTAGTCCTCCCCTGCAGCACGCTACGCTTGTCCAACGCTACAAACGCTTCCTCGCCGACGTGGTGACACCTGAGGGGGAAACGCTCACTCTGCACTGCCCCAATACCGGAGCCATGACCGGTTGCGCCACGCCGGGTGACACGGTCTGGTATTCCACATCAGAAAATACTAAACGTAAATATGCCCATACCTGGGAAATGACTGAAACCCAAAATGGGGCATTTATTTGCGTTAACACCCTGCGCGCAAATCAGCTGGTTAAGGAAGCGCTGACCCATGGCACAATTCCCGAACTGGTCGGTTATGGCACGCATAAAAACGAAGTGAAATATGGCGATGAAGGCAGCAGAATTGACTTCATGTTACAGGCAGAAGACAGGCCGGAGTGCTATATTGAAGTAAAATCAGTGACGTTAGCGGAGCAGGAAAACGGCTTCTTCCCGGATGCGGTCACGCTACGTGGCCAGAAGCACCTGCGAGAGCTAATGAGTGTTGCGGCGGCGGGCAAACGCGCCGTATTGCTGTTTGCGGTGTTGCATTCAGCCATTGAACGTTTCTCCCCTGCCCGCCATATCGATCCTAAATACGCGCAATTGTTGAATGAGGCACAAAAGCAGGGGGTAGAGGTTTTCGCTTATAAAGCGGAACTTTCTGCCGATAATATGACTCTGAGATCCTCTCTTCCCATTGTCTTATAA
- the gluQRS gene encoding tRNA glutamyl-Q(34) synthetase GluQRS encodes MSESHYIGRFAPSPSGALHFGSLIAALGSYLQARARRGKWLVRIEDIDPPREVPGAAETILRQLEHYGLHWDDEVLWQSKRHEAYRERLAWLAEQGLSYNCTCTRARIQSVGGVYDGHCRTLNHPPENAAVRIKQRSPVTRFNDLLSGEIHADERLAREDFIIHRRDGLFAYNLAVVVDDRFQGVTEIVRGADLVEPTVRQISLYHRFGWTAPDYIHLPLAVNAQGLKLSKQNHAPALPDGDPRPVLIDALRFLNQNVTNEWQDLHIDELLKMAVANWTLAAVPKIQHSQMRCAEL; translated from the coding sequence ATGTCTGAATCACACTATATTGGGCGCTTCGCGCCATCTCCTTCCGGTGCATTACACTTCGGCTCATTAATTGCCGCGCTCGGCAGCTACCTGCAGGCTCGCGCCCGTCGGGGAAAATGGCTCGTCCGCATTGAAGATATTGACCCTCCGCGTGAAGTTCCCGGTGCAGCAGAGACGATTCTGCGTCAGCTGGAACATTACGGTCTTCACTGGGATGACGAGGTTCTGTGGCAGTCAAAACGCCACGAAGCGTATCGGGAACGTCTGGCCTGGCTCGCTGAGCAGGGGCTTTCCTATAACTGCACCTGCACCCGTGCGCGTATCCAGAGCGTGGGGGGCGTCTATGACGGCCACTGCCGCACGCTTAACCACCCTCCGGAAAACGCCGCCGTGCGTATTAAGCAGCGCTCCCCGGTGACGCGCTTTAACGATTTACTCTCCGGCGAGATCCATGCCGATGAACGTCTCGCGCGTGAAGATTTTATTATTCACCGTCGTGATGGCCTGTTCGCCTACAACCTTGCCGTGGTGGTGGACGATCGTTTTCAGGGCGTGACGGAAATTGTGCGCGGGGCGGATCTGGTCGAGCCGACCGTGCGGCAAATCTCGCTGTATCACCGGTTTGGCTGGACGGCGCCGGACTATATTCATCTGCCGCTGGCGGTCAATGCGCAGGGCTTAAAATTGTCAAAGCAGAACCACGCCCCGGCCCTGCCGGACGGCGATCCGCGTCCTGTTTTGATCGACGCGCTGCGATTTCTCAACCAGAATGTAACCAACGAATGGCAGGATCTGCATATTGACGAACTGCTGAAAATGGCCGTTGCCAACTGGACGCTCGCGGCGGTGCCAAAAATCCAGCATTCTCAAATGCGTTGCGCTGAGCTATGA
- the panD gene encoding aspartate 1-decarboxylase has translation MIRKMLQGKLHRVKVTQADLHYEGSCAIDQDFLDAAGILENEAIDIWNVNNGKRFSTYAIAAERGSKIISVNGAAAHCADVGDIVIIASFVMMSDEEARRWQPKVAYFEGDNEMKRTAKAIPVQVA, from the coding sequence ATGATTCGCAAAATGCTGCAAGGTAAGCTTCACCGTGTAAAAGTCACACAGGCAGACCTGCACTATGAAGGCTCCTGCGCCATCGACCAGGATTTCCTCGACGCGGCGGGTATTCTTGAAAACGAAGCCATTGATATCTGGAACGTCAACAACGGCAAACGCTTCTCCACCTATGCCATTGCCGCCGAGCGCGGGTCAAAAATCATCTCCGTTAACGGCGCGGCAGCGCACTGCGCGGACGTGGGCGATATCGTGATCATCGCCAGCTTCGTGATGATGTCTGACGAAGAGGCGCGTCGCTGGCAGCCAAAAGTTGCCTACTTTGAAGGCGACAATGAAATGAAGCGCACCGCGAAGGCGATTCCGGTTCAGGTTGCCTAA
- a CDS encoding fimbrial chaperone: MLNASVIKGLKTALFTTAVFAASHASADIVISGTRIVYPESSKDVIVNLDNRGGKPLLVQSWLDDGRDETNPEELKLPFVITPPVSRIDPKQGQSLRITYMGHSLPKDRESLFWFNVLEIPPKPKNANAENTNQLQLAFRTRIKFFFRPDGLKGNALDAADHVTWTMKKEGNGVSLVAHNDSPYNVAISMVKLKSGQKTYEVAHQSVLPFSEKAMMVKGLTTTTTGKVAYETINDHGGVDNHETTLK, encoded by the coding sequence ATGTTAAACGCATCCGTAATTAAAGGATTAAAGACCGCGCTGTTTACTACTGCTGTATTTGCAGCATCACACGCCAGTGCTGATATCGTTATTTCTGGCACTCGTATTGTTTATCCTGAATCATCAAAAGACGTGATCGTTAACCTGGATAACCGTGGGGGAAAACCTCTGCTGGTTCAATCCTGGCTGGACGACGGTCGTGACGAAACAAACCCAGAAGAACTTAAGTTACCGTTCGTGATCACCCCGCCGGTTTCACGTATCGATCCTAAGCAAGGTCAGTCTCTGCGTATCACCTACATGGGTCATTCGCTGCCAAAAGACCGCGAATCGCTGTTCTGGTTTAACGTGTTGGAAATTCCACCAAAACCTAAAAATGCCAACGCCGAAAACACAAACCAACTCCAGCTGGCGTTTCGCACCCGCATTAAATTCTTCTTCCGCCCAGACGGACTGAAAGGCAACGCGCTGGACGCCGCCGATCATGTTACCTGGACCATGAAGAAAGAAGGCAACGGCGTCAGCCTCGTCGCCCATAACGACTCGCCATACAACGTCGCCATTTCAATGGTGAAGCTTAAGTCGGGTCAAAAGACCTATGAGGTCGCGCACCAGTCTGTACTGCCTTTCAGCGAGAAAGCCATGATGGTCAAAGGATTAACTACCACCACGACCGGTAAAGTGGCATACGAAACGATCAACGATCACGGCGGCGTCGACAACCACGAAACCACGCTGAAGTAA
- the folK gene encoding 2-amino-4-hydroxy-6-hydroxymethyldihydropteridine diphosphokinase, with amino-acid sequence MTLAYIAIGSNLASPLEQVNAAVQALGEIPQSQIVAVSSFYRTPPLGPQDQPDYLNAAVVLETGLEVEALLDNTQRIELQQGRVRKAERWGPRTLDLDIMLFGHEVIHTDRLTVPHYDMKNRGFMLWPLFEVAPDLTFPDGTSLKTILENLNAEKPALW; translated from the coding sequence ATGACCCTCGCGTATATCGCCATCGGCAGTAATTTAGCCTCTCCGCTGGAGCAGGTTAATGCTGCCGTACAGGCGCTGGGCGAGATCCCACAGAGTCAGATCGTGGCGGTCTCCTCGTTCTACCGCACGCCGCCGCTGGGCCCGCAGGATCAGCCTGATTACCTGAACGCTGCCGTGGTGCTGGAAACAGGCCTCGAGGTAGAAGCGCTGCTGGATAACACCCAGCGCATCGAGCTACAGCAGGGACGCGTGCGCAAAGCCGAACGCTGGGGTCCGCGCACCCTCGATCTCGATATTATGCTGTTTGGTCATGAGGTTATTCATACCGATCGCCTCACCGTTCCGCATTACGACATGAAAAACCGCGGGTTTATGCTCTGGCCGCTCTTTGAAGTCGCTCCCGATCTTACTTTCCCGGACGGTACCTCGCTAAAGACCATTTTGGAAAACCTCAACGCGGAAAAACCCGCACTCTGGTGA
- the panB gene encoding 3-methyl-2-oxobutanoate hydroxymethyltransferase, with protein MKPTTISLLQKCKQEKKRFATITAYDYSFAKLFAEEGINVMLVGDSLGMTVQGHDSTLPVTVEDIAYHTRAVRRGAPACLLLSDLPFMAYATPEQAFENAAAVMRAGANMVKIEGGAWLVETVKMLTERAVPVCGHLGLTPQSVNIFGGYKVQGRGDAAQTLFDDALALEAAGAQLLVLECVPVELAKRITDALSIPVIGIGAGNVTDGQILVMHDAFGITGGHIPKFAKNFLTEAGDMRAAVRQYIADVESGVYPGEEHSFH; from the coding sequence ATGAAACCAACCACCATCTCCTTACTGCAGAAATGCAAACAGGAAAAAAAACGCTTCGCCACCATCACCGCGTATGACTACAGCTTCGCCAAACTCTTTGCCGAAGAGGGTATCAACGTCATGCTGGTGGGAGATTCGTTAGGGATGACGGTACAAGGACATGATTCCACCCTGCCGGTCACGGTTGAGGATATCGCTTACCATACCCGCGCCGTGCGCCGGGGTGCTCCAGCCTGCCTGCTGCTCTCCGATCTGCCGTTTATGGCCTACGCCACGCCGGAGCAGGCGTTTGAAAACGCGGCGGCTGTGATGCGTGCCGGTGCTAATATGGTCAAAATTGAGGGTGGCGCCTGGCTGGTGGAGACGGTGAAAATGCTCACCGAACGCGCCGTGCCGGTGTGCGGCCATTTGGGCCTGACGCCGCAATCCGTCAACATCTTTGGTGGATATAAGGTACAGGGCCGCGGTGACGCCGCCCAGACGCTGTTTGATGATGCCCTGGCGCTGGAAGCCGCGGGTGCCCAGCTGCTGGTGCTGGAGTGCGTGCCGGTTGAGCTGGCGAAGCGTATCACCGACGCGCTGTCCATTCCGGTCATTGGTATTGGTGCGGGCAACGTCACCGACGGCCAGATTCTGGTAATGCACGACGCCTTTGGCATCACCGGCGGGCATATTCCGAAGTTTGCCAAAAATTTCCTCACCGAAGCGGGCGACATGCGCGCCGCGGTCAGGCAGTATATTGCCGACGTTGAATCCGGTGTTTACCCGGGTGAAGAACACAGTTTCCATTAA
- a CDS encoding fimbrial protein, whose amino-acid sequence MKKTLLSLSVIAVTALTLSGTARSTDLDVNFIANIKETTCDMKLVGGSGSDTEQTIKIGDSQGKIGLDQVQAGTATASFKLAIVECPSSLTSLKTTVKGTQSGYLSTGITNSKPVASGGSDYAAVTIARASATNAPFTINSTTDSQRLVWSAAEITSKEVPLVATLKETQTGKMTTGDFEAVVTFEFSYE is encoded by the coding sequence ATGAAAAAGACGCTTCTCAGCCTGTCTGTCATTGCAGTGACAGCGCTGACTCTCTCAGGGACGGCACGCAGCACCGATCTTGACGTTAACTTTATCGCCAACATCAAGGAAACCACCTGTGATATGAAACTGGTGGGCGGCTCAGGTTCCGATACCGAGCAGACGATCAAAATCGGCGACTCACAAGGCAAAATTGGTCTCGACCAGGTACAGGCGGGTACGGCAACAGCCAGCTTCAAGCTGGCGATCGTTGAATGTCCGTCATCGCTGACCTCACTGAAAACCACGGTGAAAGGTACACAAAGCGGCTATCTGTCAACGGGGATTACCAACTCGAAACCCGTCGCCAGCGGTGGTTCAGATTATGCGGCCGTCACCATTGCCCGTGCATCCGCGACAAACGCACCGTTTACCATTAACTCGACTACCGATTCTCAACGTCTGGTCTGGAGCGCGGCGGAAATCACCAGTAAGGAAGTCCCACTGGTAGCGACCCTGAAAGAAACCCAAACCGGCAAAATGACCACAGGCGATTTCGAAGCCGTGGTGACGTTTGAATTCAGCTACGAATGA
- a CDS encoding fimbrial protein: protein MSFKKVGMGMAIALALSAGSAVAAEIPSDTGTITFHGMVSNTTCKVSLDQKIDQNGNDFDVTLDTVSVADFGTTALGTTSTLGQKKFNLSLTGCDADTVAKASAQFNSWAGSSSTEGGLLVPPANAKGAAKNVNLVLSNDGNTKTDVVKVDQTNNTQQATVDANGAANLYYKVAYTQGQGWDKTTNPVTAGTVQAQVAFTMIYE, encoded by the coding sequence ATGTCTTTTAAAAAAGTTGGCATGGGTATGGCAATTGCACTGGCTCTGAGCGCAGGTTCTGCAGTTGCAGCGGAAATTCCAAGTGACACAGGTACTATCACTTTCCACGGTATGGTTTCTAACACTACCTGTAAAGTTTCCCTGGATCAGAAAATCGACCAGAATGGTAACGATTTCGACGTAACGCTGGACACCGTATCTGTTGCTGATTTTGGCACCACTGCACTGGGTACTACCAGCACCCTGGGCCAGAAGAAATTCAACCTGTCACTGACCGGTTGTGATGCTGATACCGTTGCTAAAGCATCTGCACAGTTCAACTCCTGGGCGGGTTCTTCTTCTACCGAAGGCGGCCTGCTGGTTCCACCAGCAAACGCTAAAGGCGCAGCGAAAAACGTTAACCTGGTGCTGAGCAACGACGGCAACACCAAAACTGACGTGGTAAAAGTTGACCAGACCAACAATACCCAGCAGGCAACTGTTGATGCAAACGGTGCTGCTAACCTGTACTACAAAGTGGCTTACACTCAGGGTCAAGGCTGGGATAAAACCACTAACCCAGTAACCGCGGGTACCGTGCAGGCACAGGTTGCCTTCACCATGATCTACGAATAA
- the dksA gene encoding RNA polymerase-binding protein DksA, translated as MQEGQNRKTSSLSILAIAGVEPYQEKPGEEYMNEAQLSHFKRILEAWRNQLRDEVDRTVTHMQDEAANFPDPVDRAAQEEEFSLELRNRDRERKLIKKIEKTLKKVEDEDFGYCESCGVEIGIRRLEARPTADLCIDCKTLAEIREKQMAG; from the coding sequence ATGCAAGAAGGGCAAAACCGTAAAACATCGTCCCTGAGTATTCTCGCCATCGCTGGGGTGGAGCCGTATCAAGAGAAGCCGGGCGAAGAGTATATGAACGAAGCCCAGCTGTCGCACTTCAAGCGTATTCTTGAAGCATGGCGTAATCAACTCAGGGATGAAGTCGATCGCACCGTTACTCATATGCAGGATGAAGCTGCTAACTTCCCAGATCCGGTAGACCGTGCCGCTCAGGAAGAAGAGTTCAGCCTCGAACTGCGTAACCGTGACCGCGAGCGCAAACTGATCAAAAAGATCGAGAAAACGCTGAAAAAAGTCGAAGACGAAGATTTTGGCTACTGCGAATCCTGCGGTGTTGAAATTGGCATTCGTCGCCTGGAAGCGCGTCCAACCGCCGATCTGTGCATCGACTGTAAAACGCTGGCCGAAATCCGCGAAAAACAGATGGCCGGTTAA